In Sphingomonas sp. LR60, the following are encoded in one genomic region:
- a CDS encoding oxidoreductase: protein MSQMIGVGLIGYGLGGRAFHAPYVEASPEMTLRGIVSRDPAKVHADLPHARVVADVTALLADAEIDLVVVSSPDELHAEHALAALEADKHVLIDKPFATSVADARRLVEASERSERLLTVFHNRRWDADFRTLRALLADGRLGEVATMESRFDRWRPEPASTWKEARPGGSWIDLGPHLVDQALVLFGRPLAISADIATLRQGAQGPDYFQATLRYADKRVTLHSSKLVAAHDLRFAVHGTGGSWIKHGIDPQEAATVAGRRPEGDGWGHDPLDGMLTPGDVGTAPIRIPNLNGDYRLFWSALAAAIRGEAPNPVSPHEAIAVMEVLDAGARSAATRFEVVL from the coding sequence ATGAGCCAGATGATCGGAGTAGGGCTGATCGGCTATGGCCTCGGTGGGCGGGCCTTTCATGCGCCTTACGTCGAAGCGTCGCCTGAAATGACGCTCCGTGGCATCGTCTCTCGTGATCCCGCGAAGGTTCATGCCGACCTTCCGCATGCCCGGGTCGTCGCGGATGTAACCGCGCTTCTTGCCGACGCCGAGATCGACCTGGTTGTCGTGTCCAGCCCCGATGAACTTCATGCGGAACACGCGCTCGCTGCGCTCGAGGCGGACAAGCACGTCCTGATCGACAAGCCGTTCGCGACGTCCGTTGCGGATGCTCGCAGGCTGGTAGAGGCCAGCGAGCGATCCGAACGCTTGCTGACCGTGTTCCACAATCGGCGATGGGATGCCGACTTCCGTACGCTTCGGGCGCTGCTCGCCGACGGCCGCCTGGGTGAGGTGGCCACGATGGAAAGCCGCTTCGATCGCTGGCGTCCCGAACCTGCCAGCACCTGGAAAGAGGCACGTCCGGGTGGGTCGTGGATCGACCTGGGTCCGCATCTCGTCGATCAGGCGCTGGTGCTCTTCGGGCGGCCGCTCGCGATCAGCGCCGATATCGCCACGCTGCGTCAGGGCGCGCAGGGCCCTGACTATTTTCAGGCAACGTTGCGATACGCAGACAAAAGGGTGACACTTCACTCCAGTAAGTTGGTCGCGGCGCATGACCTTCGCTTCGCCGTACACGGCACCGGCGGCAGCTGGATCAAGCACGGCATCGACCCGCAGGAGGCAGCAACGGTCGCAGGCCGCAGACCGGAAGGCGACGGCTGGGGCCACGATCCGCTGGATGGAATGCTGACCCCGGGGGATGTCGGCACCGCCCCCATCCGCATCCCCAACCTGAATGGCGACTATCGCCTGTTCTGGTCTGCACTTGCGGCTGCGATCCGTGGAGAAGCGCCTAACCCGGTGTCGCCCCACGAAGCGATCGCCGTGATGGAAGTCTTGGACGCGGGCGCGCGAAGTGCGGCAACCCGCTTCGAGGTTGTGCTCTAG